The Capsicum annuum cultivar UCD-10X-F1 chromosome 1, UCD10Xv1.1, whole genome shotgun sequence sequence CAGGAATGGAATTATGGAGGAACTGGAATAGAGTTTGTGGGTATACTATCTACTGAACTGCACAGACTAACTTCTTGCTAAAGGGACTCTTATTATTTGTGATGCCCAGCTAGAACAAATGCACTCTTATAGGAAGCTCATCTCGATTGAGAGTCTCAGAAGTGCATGTGCTTGTGCAAGTCCTAGGATGGGAGGTAGATTATCTCTCCACAGTTTACCTTGGAATGTTGCTGGGTGAACCTTAAAAGGAAGAAGCAGATGTCCATCCCAACATGCAGAGGGTGTTAAGTTTTCCATTTTGGTTGAGGGTATGGGTTGCCGTCTTCTTATAATGATGTTGTGTGATCCTCACTCCATAAGTTAACTTTTGAGATTTACCACCTGGTTGAAGGGAATAAATAGTTGTCTCCTTGTATGGTAATATGGTATTGGCCAATCCTCGTCCCATGGGCTAGTTTTTGAGATTGAATTTGGTTTAAGATCCattttcttcataattcaaaagtTTGAGATCACATTAGGGGTACAAAAACTTATATACAGGTGGAAAATTTGCATTAACTAAAGCACTTTGGCTAGTATTACAACCTACTACATGTCCTTGTTCAATTTGCATTTTTTTAATGGCTAAGTTACTGCACCATGTGCAGTTTAATTACCTGTAGGACATGAGAGAGGAGGAAAATAAGTCGTTGCTGAACTGTAAGTTGGTGACAGGTGACATCTCCGGTCAACAATGGAATTGAATCAGTGTTTTTCTGAGAGGAAAATTTGAGAGTTCTCAAGCTCTCCTAGAGAAGTGGTCATGGAGGTTTGGCATTGATGAGGATAGTGGTGGGAAGTTATAAAAGCATGACACTAGGGGTTGGATGAGAAGACAGATTACTAGCACGCATATGTAGAGGATTATGAATGGACAGGAAAAATGCTATAACAAaagcaacaaataaaataataagtatcACTATTAGAAGGGAAAGAAGGATTGTTTCTTCAAATGCCATATTGCTTGCTAATGCTACCAAAATGGTTAATGACTGATTTGGAATGTAACTTTAGCAGCAGATAACCTGAGATTGAAGAACAGGATGCACGTTAGCTGGTTTTCCTTTACATTGTACGATCACCGTTAGCTGACCGGAGATTCCTTTGATAGCCCTTTGGTGTTAGTTTGATAATGCACAAAAATAGTGAACAAAGGAGATATCAGAGAACAGCATGAGATGTTATCCCACAAACTGTTACTACGTGTtgtttggagaaaaaataaaccataggaattttttttggataactgtggtgtccgggccaacttgagtgcacctcgactaattccatgtgatacctgccacctcccaccagcaatagTTACcgggtaactctgtccaccaaggctagaacaggtGGGAAGAAATCATCTAGCGGTTGTCTCTGTTGGGAATTGAACCCGGGACCTCATGGTGCTctacccaacttcattgaacaaCTAGGCTACACCCTTGAGTGCAAACCTTAGGGATTTTTAGGGATCGGAAAGTTCTTTATCaaaatttgtcaatcacttttgtCTTTCTCCTCAAAATATTTGGGGCATGAACGTTATTCCTTCTTGTATGGATTATTGGATGAACTTTGTGGGTGGGATTACATGCCTTACATCCCAGTTATGTGTACGTCTTCTATGTGGGAAATTCCTCTTTTCTGTAAAAAAATCCTCATCAAATGAAAAAAAGGGACCTATAACCCACTCTTGTTTTTCTGACAAAAGTTATAACCAAATCTTTTACTTCCACTCCTATCATCCTTCCTCTTTCCATTCCATTCAAACATGGCATAAGGGAGTTCTCAGTTTACtttactctttatttttgttGTCCTCCAAATGTCTACCACATTCATGCCTGTTTCTAGACCGTCTTAACCATTCTTGATCTTCTATGTCCTAGAGGTCTTTTTTGCTAAATTTGATCTGAGCAGTTCTTGTTTTATGTTCAACGTAGCAAGAGATTATCCATGTTCCTTGTTCTACACTAAGGTTTGATTTTAGgtttataattttatattcttGTTAAGATGTTCAACAATTTGCGAATTCCATTGCATTAAAGAAAGTTCAAAGTTCAACCTTGAATTAACGGCTTCACTAGGCCCCTTAAAGATGTTTGAAGGGTGTGTGGTAGCATGAATTTCTGGAAcaaattgacaattgttattcCAATGCAATAGCCGGAAAAATCtcatacttgaatttcttttgtTGCTTCTCTAGGTGAATGGTTTACTAAAGTTCTAGATTCTGAAGAGCAACTCTAAAGTAATTCCTCTAGAGTCGCAATGAATGTTTTGACTACTTTTGCCCTTTGGATACCTTTCTACAAACACGACAATTGAAAAGCACAACTTTTTTCTCGACTGATGGACTTGTTTTATACACGACAATTGAAaagcataacttttttctcaacaGATGGACTTGTTATATGCATTCTTTTTCCATTGATATTCCTTTTGATTGTTGACTTTTTCCGGTCATTTATTTGCGGGGAGAGACCAGAGTTGGATACTCTTTAAGTTTCTGAGGTCTTTTTTCATTGATATGCCTTTTGATTGTTGACTTTTCCAATCATTTCTTTACTGGGAGCAACCAGAGTTGGATACTAAGTGTTCTGTGGGGTCTTCGTTATGTTTGAGCACTTCATATAGAATGACCTTAGAAACTGGATGCTTTATGCAGTGAGAGTGAGGGTGGTTCCTGAGGAGATATCAGCAAAGCTGACTAGTAATGAACATAATGCAGTCACATGTATAGTCATGAGGACCGACATACCAATACTCTGTCTCTCTGTTCTTTCGCTGAAATTGTCATAATGTTTTCCAAGATTCTGCTGCTTACAGTTTTAACACATGAGCTGTTCCTAGGTCACTGTCCACATTAGTTAATGAAATATTGTGCAGCTCGTCAATGTCACTACATTCTTTAATACAGCAGCTGATGGTAGCTGATGCCATATCAGCTTAGCTTTGGAGCTGCTTCTAATGAACGCCCCGATTAGGTTAATAATCACTGTAATGAAGATATTAACTTGGACTAGAACACTTCTGTTGTAAATCATTGATTCCTTTAATGTATTGTTGGTTAAAACACACAATATCTGTCTTTCTTCCCTTCTGCACTCATTTGCATCACATCAAGGTATATTAGCTAGTGCAACCTTCTTGTCCACTGATGTCTGCTGTAGCTTGAACAAACTGGGCCCTGCGGTCTATTTGCCAGGGTCAGATTCCTGTCACTCTCTTGATTGACACCAATTGCTAATAATTTTGTGATTTAGAATGTGATGCATGTTGAGGGGTCCCCAGTTTTCCACTTTTAGATGGAAAGTGGACTATTTGGTATGTGTTTACTCTCCATCATTCTCTTCAATAAATGGACTCTCTATGCTATTCATTATGCCAGTTGTGCTGCTGCTCTCTGTTCCTAAAATCTGTATCTGTCAAAGTTGTTGATCCAGAAATGTAGCCTGCCAGTTTTTCTCACTTCTTCATTACCTCGCATTAGAGGCCACTTTCATGAAGTGTTTGTGCCCCTTTATTGCAACATTACTACACGTTCGCCTACAATTAGATTACATGTGAGAAGCTTTCCTTTCTGCAACTATAGGCGGAGGAGGTTAGGCCACTGCAACTTGTTCAACGATTAACAAATTATGTTTTGCTGCAAAAGCTAATTTTAAAGTGATAAGCTATACTGTAATTGATGAATCTCTTGAGAATACATTTATTAAATTCTTCAGCTGTAGACATTCACCATTTAAAGCCAAACATCAATATCTTACCACTCAAACTTGTAATCATTCATATGATATCTGAGTTTTATGTTGCAACAGTAGGTCCTAACTATTATGGAAAATAGTTGTGTACTACTATATCATTGTAACTGGTTCTAATTTTACCAGGTGATTTGGATGATGCAATTGCGAGCTCAATCCTGACTTCTTCTGGTTTGGAGGTGGTGAGGTTGATCTTAAAACTGAGGATCAGGACATCAGAATTCATCGATTTTGTGAAACCATTCATTGTCAACTGTTTTAACATCCCCATTTTTACCATGTAAGACTCAATTAGGTAAAAGCATGGGTAGCCATAGGCACTTTTGCACCTTGAAACCTGCAAATGCTTCTATGATTTTTGCTCCTAAATTAATTTCCAAGTTTTGTGACATGATTGTTGTTCGTCAATAGTTAGGTCCGTCTCACTTGCATTGGGATCTGTGGTTAAAGGTGGAGGAATATCAACCATCTTACGACATCCCTTGGTGGTGCAATGATCACATAGTTGCCACATCTCAATACTTGATTGATTTCGATACGATAGAACTAGCAACTGCAAGCCCAATTGTCCTGCGCTCTAGTTCTATAGAAAGAATTATGTTGGTCTCATTTTTAACTAATTGATGAGAGCAAGTGATTCTCCGCAAGTGGGGTATGGGGAGAGTGCCTCTTTCTTAAATTAGGAGGAGAGGCTACTTCTGTTACATTTAAACAATGTGCAATTTATCTCTATGTATCAATTTCCTTTTTAAGTGAAGTCCTTTCGAGATGCAAAATACAATACTTATCCAAAGATATGACATTCAAACACATAAAGTATAAGTTAGGATTTAAGTAATGTGCACCGTAAATTGTAATAGTGACAAATTTTAGTCGTTTAATTTGTTGTGTTGTTACTCATCACTTTTGTTTCTGTAGTTACCAATCACTACTCATTACAGAGATTACTTATAATTGTCTCTTCATTTAATTAATTGTGTAAATATGTTATACCATCAGCATatagaatttgaacttgatttacGGCGATTACTATGAAGTAAACAAGTATATTAAGCATGTAAAATCTTTcactaaatataaaattaaaaccaCAATATAATTTATCTATTCCAACGGCATGAGTGCTCATTAAACTTTTATAGAGTTAGATTTTTCAGATGGTCACTCAACTCTTACtatttcataaaatcatatttttgtcGAGTGATAGAAAATCAACGAAACTTTGAAATAATAACTAGTATAAATGAGAAATCAATCGAACTTTTACGAACTACAATACAAGAACTAGAGTGACAAATAACGAATTTGTTTGCCTGCTTATGGTTGTTGGATataataaatgacaaaaatagaTTTGGTTTCTTGGACAGCAAATGCAAAGCACTAAAAGAAGGGAACAAACAACAGAAACTAACACATAACTGTCTCCATCATTAAAGAAGAAAACCAACCAACACATTCACAGCAGAGAGACCACCACTACTGCTATACTTTTGCCCCTACATATTTACTCCATCCTCTTATATACTTGTCACATTTTTCGTTtgcaataacaataatatatttatcgTATTTTCATAAAATGGGGTCTGAAAAAAGTTAAAGACCCCTTAAAAATCATGTAAGTTTACCTTAATACTCTCATTTAATTTCTTTAATCTGATTAATGAAAAGTGTGCCAGCCGCTAAGGGCAAAATggaaaaattatattcaattacGTCGTGATTTTCTAAATAACAAGTTGTGGAATATCTACTTttaacaaaaatgacaagtatTTAGAAACGGAGCGTATATTTATATGCACTTTTATAAAACAACGTACACTTGATAAAAACAACACACAATAATATGAGGGACCATATCCATCCACATCATGCCCTCTTTCTCATATTCAATATAATAATATCACCATATGCATTAATGTAACACGTGATCAATATAATAACACTGATATTTCTTGCTAGGGCTTTTGCAATTCTTAGTCATTTCTATTTGTACATACATGGAGTAGTATTCTCATCTAGGATTCTCCTTCATTTGCCAAAAcaatattaataattataattaaaaaaacacaAACTGAAGACTGACAGTCTCACATACGTATACATGTACTTATaaacaataaaacaaaatacaCAATGTTTTAATGTTTTATGTTGTGAATGGGTGGTTTTCTATGGGGTTGTGCATAGTCCATAACCACTACGTCTTCCACAGGATCCTTTTCAATGGAGTTCACTGCTTCTTCCTCATGTTGTGTTGATGGTGGACATTCTAGCATCAACCGCGATTCTCTATTCAGTATCTGCATGCATATAAAGCTTAGTATAACGATTTAACTTATATGCATCGATTGTGAAAGAAcacattttatatttaattgtatGTAGCACATAAAATTAGATATATGGACTATCACGTGAACATGCATAGAAATATTGCATACTTGTCGTCACTAAAATGAAACACaacaaattaaaaagagaaaaataaaataaaataggattcttgggacataaaaacatgttttagtgCATTCAAATGTGTGGTCtaatggttcaatgaagttgggttaAGTACCGCGAGGTCTACTATTCAATTTCCAACAGAGACAAACATtaagtgatttcttctcatctgttCCAACTTCGGAGAACAGAGTTAGCTGCTAGTGCATGAGTGGTTACAGGTATCCcgtgaaattagtcgaggtgcgcgcaagctgacccaaacaccacaattattatttttttttctaaaaaaaaatgttCTAGTTTTTCTCATAATTAAGAATGAGTGTGTGAAACTCGACTCTTTCAATAGTACTACTGTACCATAGTACTAATTCTAATTAATTACTCAATggcataaattaattaaaaaccaatCATATTGTGCAGAGCTAGAGatagaaaaattaattagatCTTTTTACCTTTACTTGAGCTCCCTTATGAAACGAAATGATCTTGACCTTGTTTCCTGATAGTCACACACCACATATTTCGTCATATATAGAAGAATATACCAAAGGGTAAATtaacgaagaagaaaaaaaagaattacataTTCATGAATTTAAAAGGAAACAAACTTTTTTCcctctctatttttctctttagTTCTTGAAAATATTGTCACAACCTTCTATAGTTATTGAGGCAAATTAAGTTTTTAATGAGATGGTCATAACTtcaacatgatatatatatatatataaaataaaaaaataggtaaGAGATTTTGCCGCATGGGTTCGAGTCTCACCGTCATATTTACATATGATCAAAACGAATTATCATGTGTTTagataatcaataaaaaaatcaaatctgcATATGATGGGGGTGTTGAGgtataattaaataaaagtaaGTAGATCTCTGAAAGGAACTATACAAATTACAAGCTAGGAAAATTGACATATGTttcaacaagaaaggaaaaatttaacgtgacaaataaatataattcttATCCAAAACTATACCTTTATTCTCTTCATCAACTAATGCCTTTTGTGAAACAATTGAACTCTTTTTCCACATAAGTTTTCTATCATGATCTCCTCCAATATCTTcagacatgattattcttccttctGTTTTTGATCTGTCACTAGTCAAATATGTAACATCCTGCAAATAAATAAGGGCAAGTTACATGTATATTTAGCCGATCGATTAGAATAATTACATTCGCTAGTCAAACATACACTATTTTGATCATTTATGTATATCACACAATAATATACGAAAAATTATACATCTGCTGGCTATTATTTTGGTGAGCGATTATAAATCAGATCAATTTTCTAATTTCTccatcaaaaagaaaaacaagataacataaataatacaaaccTTGCTAGAGAGTAgtatgttgttttctttgtcattAATACTTGCTAGTGGTCTTGCACTACATGCATGGAGAGAAATACAAACCAAAAGACAAACAAGAAACTTAGACATATTGaacattttcatttctttttctttttgggcaagcttatgatgatctataataGGGTATTATTTTCTTGTTGCAAATTGGTAACTAGGGTTGTTTGAGATATTGCTCAATGAATTTTGTGGGCATATAAGTAGTGGGAAAAGGGCAATGAATGGCATTAAATGCAGGTTTTGTAGGGAGATGAACTTAGAACATGCAGGTGCTTGGATATGCTCAGCCTTCACTACATTTTTGAAGATATTGGCGGCCTCCCCATGTCTCCCTTTCCTTTAAACTTCTCAATCAACATGGGCCCACACCAATTTATACAAAGACAGAGATGGATTCAGAATTTAACGTGTTCACTTTGTTTTCCAAGGTTTTTATTGTCGCACTAAAGTgtccgctatgcgcagggtccggggaagggccccaccacaaaggTGTATTCTACGttgccttaccttgcatttctgtcagagacTGTTTCCAAGGATTAAACCggtgacctcctagtcacatggcagcaactttaccagctACTCCAAGACTTCCCTTCTATTGTTGGCTCattgtaaatttaaaattatgagtTCAAACTTAGTACTCAATAagtcaataacaataataacaacaacgaCATGTCCAGTATGATTCCTACAAGTTAGGATACGGGAAGAATGAGGTGTATGCATACCTTATCCCTAGCTTGTGTGAGGTAGTCACACGTATGTATAATAGTTCAATTGTCACTTTACCACACTAAAGTTTATTAATCTAGATTTTGTAAAGATGAAGTCATTCAACTTTGCTTCAGTAATCAGAAATTAAGTCAAACTACTTATAACAAAAAAGCCACTCAATTTTCCGATCCCCAAGTATCATAGACAGTCGTTACTAGTGATTTTTGTGGGTTGCTGACACCTTCTTGTGTGTGATTAACATTAGTAACTTTACGTGACTTTTTATAACAAAAAAGTTACTACATAGTTTACTCACTTTGTAAGATATTAAGAAAAGTTACATGATTTATTCATCACGAAACATAGTTTATTCACTTTTGTACTATTGAATGAAAGTAAACTGATCATCTTTAACATCTAACTCTCTGGATGGATGATAGAATGGAAGTTGGAGAGAGTTTTTCATAAATTGCTGTAAATGGTTGGCTGAATATTCTAGGAATCACTATTCTGAGTAAATCTAATTAAGTTCCTTTTGATCAAGCTTTATTTGTCATTTAATACATGTCCTAACTAGGTATAGTGAGGCTACTATGAAATATTTATCCATGGGTGGGGCAAGCTCAGGTTTATGGTTTCTACAAAGATATGctccctttaataatttaaaCTATTAGAAGCGATGGTTACACATTTCAATATCTTATTAGAGCAACAAGAAGAGGTCTTGATTTCGAGTATCACCTCTACCACCCGCAAAAAGAATTTTCATGTGTTTGAAGTACTAGCTAATTGATCTTAGTTAAAATTTTACAAGTCGATAGAGGTACAAAGAACTTAACAAAATCACATGACAAACACAAAGTAATGGAGTCAAAAATCTGTCTTAATGATCTTCACATGTTGGTAAAGGTTTATGTTGTTCATTCTCTTGTGATTGGAAATCTTTCATAACAACCAAATCTTCATGTAATTAAGGTGAatcatttaatatatagtttGCATAATTACATTAATTTGATCCTAGCAGAATTCATATATTATACttataataaataagaataagaGAATTCTAGGACATGCATGTCCCATGTGTTTCTGCAGGATATCTACCACCCTTTCATATCTTTACTTTGGATTTTCAGCGTGGCTTTGTAAATGGCACTCCTTGCCTTAGTAATTACTTTtgctgtgttttttttttttttcccctaAAATTAAACTAcacaatttttgtcattttgctAACCTTTTTTAACAggatacaacaacaatatacccagtgtatttccatcaagtgggttctggggagggtaaaatgtatgcagtccatccCGGCCACTACCtcagaagtagagaggctgtttccgatagacgcTCGGATAATATTATCAATACATACTCGGCAAAAATACAAGTTGGGGAGGACATTGGAGCTCGATCTGTTACGTAGTTTAGTTATGTCCCTAATTTGTTTTCCGaaaatttagtttctaaaatttttgcCCATATCATTTGCAAAACACTGAAAGAACATACAATTTTTGTCATCTTTCTAACCTTATATTATAGCATTTGTAAGATATTGTTTTTGGTTAACATGataatattctaaatatatacTTGGCAAAATCAAAAGTACTTAGGGAGAGTACTCTGATAGTTTAGTGATGTCTACCACAGTATTAACAAATCATAATTTGTCTTTCAAAAGTAATTCCTAAAATATTTGCCTATACGTTGCACACAAACATCAAAGGGATTAGAAATTTAATTTTGTCATCTTGCTATCATTGACCTATAGTCCTAAAGGTTGAAAAAACTGGTTCAGTAGCACATGCATTTGTTTTCTTGCTTCTAAAGCTGTTGTTCAACACTTACGAAATCATACATGAGTCTATTATCAATTCCTAATTTTCATAAGTACTTAGCTCAATGTCAGGTTTGAACATAGAAAATATTATGCAATCAGAAGTCAAAAGATATCAGGATTATTGCAGAAAGATGTGAGATAAGCTAGTATTTTGTCTAgcatggaaaaaaaaaagagaaaaaaaaaaagagttcacgttttgttttgtgttgttagtacgtaaaatattttatattatctgCTATTACAAGTTGTACAGCATTTAACCTAATAGTATTAAAAAAGTTTGTATACAGACAAGGGCAAGTACGCCAAACAACTTTTTTTTCAAACTATTTTGCCAAATACCCAAAAGTTTTAAAACATTGATCAAATACCCACATAATTCCACCCCACCATCAACTTTTCCAATTTAATAATTTCAGCCccaatttttataataattcactttaacccaatacttccaacttaataaattcacccacaagtttttaataaTAATCTTCAatccactccatcatccaccattaatccattatatatacaaaaatatctaggtttttcaaaaatattaaaaaaaaattccaaaagctaaaaatagaaggtgattattttttcctccaaaaagcTCCAATTCCGGCCACTTTTCCGGCGTTATTTTTCGGCGATTAGCTGcaaatcagtccacaaatatcataaacttgtccattgcatccattgttaccccatttgtttcctatcttctcaaacacactttccgccattgttaaaaagctttaaatcactcacattactcaaaaccactttagaaagtgcattacagcatctcaggcgactccaagttcatttctctattccataaactcaacaatcattgattagaagtaggggtgggcatattttggtttaaatcgaaaaaatcaaaaaaccaaatcgaaatttaattttggtttcagtTTTTCGATTTTTCGGATCGGATtcggtttgtaattttaaaattttggtttttcggttcGGTTTTCGATTTAAACAAAAATCGGTTAAATCGAAAAACcagaattttataaataaataaataatatatatatatatatatatatatatNNNNNNNNNNNNNNNNNNNNNNNNNNNNNNNNNNNNNNNNNNNNNNNNNNNNNNNNNNNNNNNNNNNNNNNNNNNNNNNNNNNNNNNNNNNNNNNNNNNNNNNNNNNNNNNNNNNNNNNNNNNNNNNNNNNNNNNNNNNNNNNNNNNNNNNNNNNNNNNNNNNNNNNNNNNNNNNNNNNNNNNNNNNNNNNNNNNNNNNNNNNNNNNNNNNNNNNNNNNNNNNNNNNNNNNNNNNNNNNNNNNNNNNNNNNNNNNNNNNNNNNNNNNNNNNNNNNNNNNNNNNNNNNNNNNNNNNNNNNNNNNNNNNNNNNNNNNNNNNNNNNNNNNNNNNNNNNNNNNNNNNNNNNNNNNNNNNNNNNNNNNNNNNNNNNNNNNNNNNNNNNNNNNNNNNNNNNNNNNNNNNNNNNNNNNNNNNNNNNNNNNNNNNNNNNNNNNNNNNNNNNNNNNNNNNNNNNNNNNNNNNNNNNNNNNNNNNNNNNNNNNNNNNNNNNNNNNNNNNNNNNNNNNNNNNNNNNNNNNNNNNNNNNNNNNNNNNNNNNNNNNNNNNNNNNNNNNNNNNNNNNNNNNNNNNNNNNNNNNNNNNNNNNNNNNNNNNNNNNNNNNNNNNNNNNNNNNNNNNNNNNNNNNNNNNNNNNNNNNNNNNNNNNNNNNNNNNNNNNNNNNNNNNNNNNNNNNNNNNNNNNNNNNNNNNNNNNNNNNNNNNNNNNNNNNNNNNNNNNNNNNNNNNNNNNNNNNNNNNNNNNNNNNNNNNNNNNNNNNNNNNNNNNNNNNNNNNNNNNNNNNNNNNNNNNNNNNNNNNNNNNNNNNNNNNNNNNNNNNNNNNNNNNNNNNNNNNNNNNNNNNNNNNNNNNNNNNNNNNNNNNNNNNNNNNNNNNNNNNNNNNNNNNNNNNNNNNNNNNNNNNNNNNNNNNNNNNNNNNNNNNNNNNNNNNNNNNNNNNNNNNNNNNNNNNNNNNNNNNNNNNNNNNNNNNNNNNNNNNNNNNNNNNNNNNNNNNNNNNNNNNNNNNNNNNNNNNNNNNNNN is a genomic window containing:
- the LOC107852714 gene encoding uncharacterized protein LOC107852714 → MKMFNMSKFLVCLLVCISLHACSARPLASINDKENNILLSSKDVTYLTSDRSKTEGRIIMSEDIGGDHDRKLMWKKSSIVSQKALVDEENKGNKVKIISFHKGAQVKILNRESRLMLECPPSTQHEEEAVNSIEKDPVEDVVVMDYAQPHRKPPIHNIKH